In Fibrobacter sp. UWR3, a single window of DNA contains:
- a CDS encoding DUF4912 domain-containing protein — translation MATKKTAKTKATKKVVEKAVKETTSKITKAVKTAAKEAEKVVEKVATKTATAKSAAKTAVKTVAKTATQTAAKPVAKIAAKVTAKASAKSAPKASEQTDVVLKSTARKSAKSVKVAAPKAAAKPVTKTASMAQNFDPEYLVLMQKDPNWMQAFWEVSEDRIKRAKKGKGKLVLRLFDISDDLTVKRSKKRKFHDVVVPADARSWYVENKATSNTVAVLGFAEGKNFMPLVESVPVQAYSPEGSQVNVDDVFVKASLGGAAMGGFGSSGLSSMSAKNWLENALGTLSSSSGSMFSGALSSAALKSNKLEFPKDSVNYGKDFFLWVKTRLIVYGGTRPDAHLQVRGEPFPLNPDGTFSFEEDLPDSTKIIPVFATDKDGDFPTTIVPIVVKRTE, via the coding sequence ATGGCTACGAAAAAAACAGCAAAGACTAAGGCCACCAAGAAGGTGGTGGAAAAGGCCGTCAAGGAAACGACCTCCAAGATAACGAAGGCGGTGAAGACTGCCGCCAAGGAAGCCGAAAAGGTGGTAGAAAAGGTCGCGACGAAGACCGCTACGGCAAAGAGTGCCGCAAAGACTGCGGTAAAGACCGTCGCGAAGACCGCCACGCAGACTGCGGCGAAACCCGTTGCAAAGATTGCCGCGAAGGTGACGGCGAAGGCTTCTGCGAAGTCTGCTCCGAAGGCATCGGAACAGACCGATGTGGTGCTGAAATCTACCGCAAGGAAATCTGCAAAGTCGGTGAAGGTCGCCGCTCCGAAGGCCGCCGCGAAGCCCGTGACGAAGACTGCCAGCATGGCGCAGAACTTCGACCCCGAATACCTCGTGCTCATGCAGAAGGACCCGAACTGGATGCAGGCCTTCTGGGAAGTTTCCGAGGACCGTATCAAGCGCGCCAAGAAGGGCAAGGGCAAGCTGGTGCTCCGCCTGTTCGATATTTCGGACGACCTCACCGTGAAGCGCAGCAAGAAGCGCAAGTTCCACGACGTGGTGGTGCCCGCCGATGCCCGCAGCTGGTATGTGGAAAACAAGGCTACCTCCAATACGGTGGCCGTGCTCGGCTTTGCCGAAGGCAAGAACTTTATGCCGCTCGTGGAATCCGTCCCGGTGCAGGCCTACTCTCCGGAAGGTTCCCAGGTGAACGTGGACGACGTGTTCGTGAAGGCGTCCCTCGGCGGCGCCGCCATGGGCGGTTTCGGCAGTTCGGGACTTTCGAGCATGTCTGCGAAGAACTGGCTCGAAAACGCACTCGGCACGCTTTCCAGCTCCTCGGGTTCCATGTTCTCGGGTGCACTTTCCAGCGCCGCCCTCAAGAGCAACAAGCTTGAATTCCCGAAGGATTCCGTGAACTACGGGAAGGATTTCTTCCTGTGGGTCAAGACCCGCTTGATCGTTTACGGTGGAACCCGCCCGGATGCACACCTCCAGGTGCGCGGCGAGCCGTTCCCGCTGAACCCGGATGGCACCTTCAGCTTTGAAGAGGACCTGCCGGATTCTACGAAGATTATCCCGGTGTTCGCAACCGACAAGGATGGCGACTTCCCGACAACGATCGTGCCCATTGTGGTGAAGCGCACGGAGTAG
- a CDS encoding UbiD family decarboxylase: protein MYSSLEQALLDLEKAGMLRRIREEVDPYLEMAEIARQAFDSKGPALLFEKVKGSRFRAACNIFGTRERMDFLFRDTLESTRTAVLFKSNPAEFFRHAGPATLLRAAKAGIRSLPRCSGSIRDFEECTLADLPQIVGWPEDGGPFLTLPQVATLPSDGAKILTANLGMYRVQIAGNDFAPDECGIHYQINRDIARHHRKAIEEGRALKVSVFLGGPPAHTVAAVMPMPEDLSELTFAGMLGGRRFRYFMHEGYIVSSDADFCILGEVAPELKPEGPFGDHVGYYSGKHLFPYLKVKKVLCKKNAIYPFTSVGRPPKEDTIFGEFIHDITRPMVPSSLPGVEAVHAVDASGVHPLCLAVAKENFIPYIRPEEREPLELLKTANALLGFNQVSLAKYLMVAAKEDARKPLDARDVPAFFAHVLERADFARDLHFQTSTFIDTLDYTGTRLNHGSKLVIAAAGIKRRELRECAGDLDGLKLPVGFSNAQIAMKGVLAVQWNGGSSAAERTTELNGDADNPGENGAHPAPENIAQLRDALASWEFHENYPWVSIVNDTSTIGGNTQKSLDDFLWLTFTRSDPAQDIYGLNERFVQKHWAIDAPLIVDATIKPRHQKALEVPDNVVLMAKEVLENAR, encoded by the coding sequence ATGTATTCCTCACTGGAACAAGCGCTGCTTGACCTGGAAAAGGCAGGCATGCTCAGGCGTATCCGCGAAGAGGTGGACCCGTACCTGGAAATGGCCGAAATTGCACGGCAGGCATTCGACAGCAAGGGGCCGGCACTGCTTTTCGAGAAGGTAAAGGGGAGCAGGTTCCGCGCCGCATGCAACATCTTCGGTACGCGCGAACGCATGGATTTCTTGTTCCGCGACACGCTCGAAAGCACAAGGACCGCGGTCCTGTTCAAGTCGAACCCCGCAGAATTCTTTAGGCATGCGGGCCCCGCCACGTTGTTACGCGCGGCAAAAGCGGGCATCCGTTCACTCCCCAGGTGTTCGGGCAGTATCCGCGACTTCGAGGAATGCACGCTCGCCGACCTCCCGCAAATCGTAGGCTGGCCCGAAGACGGCGGGCCGTTCCTCACGCTCCCGCAGGTGGCGACGCTCCCGAGTGACGGCGCGAAGATTCTCACCGCAAACCTCGGCATGTATCGCGTGCAGATTGCGGGGAACGACTTTGCCCCCGACGAATGCGGCATCCACTACCAGATTAACCGCGACATCGCAAGGCACCACCGGAAGGCCATCGAAGAAGGCCGCGCGCTCAAGGTGAGCGTGTTCCTGGGCGGGCCTCCCGCACATACCGTCGCCGCGGTGATGCCCATGCCCGAAGACCTCTCGGAACTCACCTTCGCCGGAATGCTCGGCGGGAGGCGCTTCCGCTACTTTATGCACGAGGGTTACATCGTCTCGAGCGATGCGGACTTCTGCATCCTAGGAGAGGTCGCTCCCGAGCTCAAGCCCGAGGGGCCATTCGGCGACCACGTGGGCTACTATTCCGGCAAGCACCTCTTCCCCTACCTGAAAGTGAAGAAGGTACTCTGCAAGAAGAACGCGATTTACCCGTTTACCTCCGTAGGCAGGCCCCCGAAAGAAGACACGATTTTCGGCGAGTTCATACACGACATTACCCGGCCGATGGTCCCCTCGTCGCTCCCGGGCGTAGAGGCAGTCCACGCGGTCGATGCGTCGGGAGTGCACCCGCTGTGTCTCGCCGTCGCGAAGGAAAACTTTATACCCTACATCAGGCCCGAGGAACGCGAGCCTCTCGAGCTCCTGAAGACGGCCAACGCGCTGCTCGGATTCAACCAGGTGTCGCTCGCGAAGTACCTGATGGTGGCCGCGAAGGAAGATGCCCGCAAGCCACTGGATGCCCGCGACGTTCCGGCATTCTTCGCGCACGTGCTCGAGCGCGCAGACTTCGCGCGAGACTTGCACTTCCAGACCTCCACCTTCATCGACACGCTCGACTACACGGGAACGCGACTCAATCACGGTTCCAAGCTCGTGATTGCCGCGGCAGGCATCAAGCGCAGGGAACTGCGCGAATGCGCGGGCGACCTTGACGGGCTCAAGCTGCCCGTGGGCTTCAGCAACGCTCAAATCGCGATGAAGGGCGTGCTCGCCGTGCAGTGGAACGGCGGTTCAAGTGCCGCCGAGCGCACCACCGAATTAAACGGCGACGCGGACAATCCGGGCGAAAACGGCGCCCACCCCGCTCCCGAAAACATCGCGCAGCTCCGCGACGCCCTCGCAAGTTGGGAATTCCACGAAAACTACCCGTGGGTGAGTATCGTGAACGACACCTCCACCATCGGGGGCAACACGCAAAAAAGCCTGGACGATTTCCTGTGGCTAACGTTCACGCGTTCCGACCCCGCGCAAGACATCTACGGGCTAAACGAGCGCTTTGTGCAGAAACACTGGGCGATAGACGCCCCGCTCATCGTGGACGCCACCATCAAGCCGCGCCACCAGAAGGCGCTTGAAGTTCCAGACAACGTTGTCTTAATGGCAAAGGAGGTTCTAGAGAATGCACGCTAG
- a CDS encoding glycoside hydrolase family 57 protein, protein MSAPGKIHLLLHAHLPFVREPEYDRFLEENWFFEAMAETYLPLIQMLRRLQEKGVPGTLNLSVSSALLAMLTDSLLLEKFTRHLHMQMELIGKERERARGNDDIATVVDFYYRRQVALIDTWERDCGCEIVPALKQLEECGKLNLLTCVGTHPFLPAYQSDVQAIRLQLGVTVRAFEEAFGRRPSGLWLPECGYFEGLDRLLAEFGFKYFFLETHGVLLAKPAPKYGVFAPIKTPAGLYCMGREQASSMEVWSRKTGYPGHPEYREFFKDIANERDRGYLGDYFMAGDTPIETGLKYYRITGSEDKQIYRPWNAMRLVEDHARLFVANREATVTELLPNMEGNKVSILCPYDAELFGHWWFEGPLFIEKMFERAAASNTVEMASLETTMYSSCDEAVHSPIFSSWGEGGFGEVWMNDEVSHAYPLFFRMRGMMEEFRRALVAREKKGKTAQTRLYRRYYAQMARELLLFQASDWAFMIHNKSAADYARFRENTHYRNVCALYAAAMTGLAMGRKKPDTSLLVKLENQDNIFPWIGELL, encoded by the coding sequence TTGTCCGCGCCCGGTAAAATACACCTGCTGCTGCACGCGCACCTGCCTTTTGTGCGCGAGCCTGAATATGACCGGTTCTTGGAAGAGAACTGGTTTTTCGAGGCTATGGCGGAAACATACCTGCCGCTAATCCAGATGCTCCGCCGCCTGCAGGAGAAGGGCGTGCCGGGAACGCTCAACCTGAGCGTTTCCTCTGCGCTCCTCGCGATGCTTACCGACAGTTTGTTGCTCGAAAAGTTCACGCGCCATCTGCACATGCAGATGGAACTTATCGGGAAGGAACGCGAGCGCGCCCGCGGGAACGATGACATTGCGACTGTGGTGGATTTTTACTACCGGAGACAGGTTGCGCTTATTGACACGTGGGAGCGCGACTGCGGTTGCGAGATTGTGCCCGCGTTAAAACAGCTCGAGGAATGCGGCAAGCTCAACCTCCTTACCTGCGTGGGGACCCACCCGTTCTTGCCGGCGTACCAGTCCGACGTGCAGGCGATTCGCCTGCAGCTGGGCGTTACCGTGCGTGCATTTGAAGAAGCCTTCGGGCGCAGGCCCAGCGGGCTTTGGCTCCCCGAGTGCGGGTACTTCGAAGGTCTTGACCGCCTTCTCGCCGAATTCGGGTTCAAGTACTTCTTCCTCGAGACCCACGGCGTGCTTTTGGCAAAGCCCGCACCCAAATACGGAGTATTTGCGCCAATAAAGACCCCTGCGGGGCTTTATTGCATGGGCCGCGAGCAGGCGAGTTCCATGGAAGTATGGAGCCGCAAGACTGGCTACCCGGGGCACCCCGAGTACCGCGAGTTCTTCAAGGATATCGCAAATGAACGCGACCGTGGCTACCTGGGCGATTACTTCATGGCGGGCGATACACCCATCGAGACCGGCCTCAAGTACTACCGCATTACCGGGAGCGAGGACAAGCAGATTTACCGCCCGTGGAACGCGATGCGCCTGGTCGAGGACCACGCGCGACTCTTCGTAGCGAACCGCGAGGCGACCGTCACCGAACTCCTTCCGAACATGGAAGGCAACAAGGTCTCCATCCTGTGCCCCTACGATGCGGAACTCTTTGGGCACTGGTGGTTCGAGGGCCCGCTGTTTATCGAGAAGATGTTCGAGCGCGCCGCCGCATCCAATACGGTAGAGATGGCCTCTCTCGAGACCACGATGTATTCCTCCTGCGACGAGGCGGTACATAGCCCGATATTCTCCTCATGGGGCGAGGGAGGTTTCGGTGAAGTCTGGATGAACGACGAGGTGAGTCACGCGTACCCGCTATTCTTCCGCATGCGCGGCATGATGGAAGAGTTCCGCCGCGCGCTCGTTGCCCGCGAGAAGAAGGGCAAGACCGCGCAGACCCGGCTGTATCGCAGGTATTACGCGCAAATGGCCCGCGAGCTCCTGCTGTTCCAGGCCTCCGACTGGGCGTTTATGATTCACAACAAGTCTGCGGCCGACTACGCGCGCTTCCGCGAGAACACGCACTACAGGAACGTGTGCGCCCTCTACGCCGCCGCGATGACCGGACTCGCGATGGGTCGCAAAAAGCCCGATACGTCGCTCCTCGTAAAACTCGAGAATCAGGACAATATCTTCCCCTGGATCGGGGAATTGCTCTAA